Proteins from a single region of Candidatus Hydrogenedentota bacterium:
- a CDS encoding stage 0 sporulation protein, whose protein sequence is MNIARIRLRKPRRVLAFLCGDIVLRRDEPVIVETDQGLEWGWCVLPPEPCSSEMEEKISLRVVRKATFPDEESFHTLDSEEKKALELCRKRIEKRNLAMQLVDVQYTFDRHKVTFFFTAENRVDFRELVRDLAHELHSRIELRHIQVRDRSKLVGGLGTCGRPLCCAHWLEAFIPISMRMAKCQNLSLNPGKISGQCGRLLCCLHYENEVYERGDLKPAKISHFHEGEEEGQVSLTDEEHEGRPNSKSFVVKPPPAPENRDDPRKNVQADAQKAGNAKKKHKKKRNKKPDRRPATS, encoded by the coding sequence ATGAATATAGCAAGAATCAGGCTGCGCAAACCCAGACGCGTATTAGCCTTTTTATGCGGGGACATCGTCTTGCGCCGCGATGAACCCGTTATTGTAGAAACAGATCAGGGTCTGGAATGGGGCTGGTGCGTATTACCGCCGGAACCTTGTTCGTCCGAAATGGAAGAAAAGATTTCGCTGCGTGTTGTGCGCAAGGCGACCTTCCCCGACGAAGAATCGTTTCACACGCTGGACAGCGAAGAAAAAAAAGCACTGGAACTATGCCGCAAACGTATAGAAAAAAGAAATCTAGCCATGCAGCTGGTCGACGTGCAATATACCTTTGACCGGCACAAGGTCACCTTCTTTTTCACGGCTGAAAATCGCGTGGATTTCCGAGAACTCGTCCGTGATCTTGCCCATGAATTACACAGCCGTATTGAATTGCGCCATATCCAAGTGCGCGACCGCTCCAAATTGGTGGGCGGACTCGGCACTTGCGGCAGACCTTTGTGTTGTGCCCATTGGCTGGAAGCGTTCATTCCTATTTCGATGCGCATGGCGAAATGTCAGAACCTCTCGCTCAACCCGGGAAAAATCAGCGGGCAATGCGGGCGCTTACTCTGCTGTTTACATTATGAAAATGAAGTCTACGAACGAGGCGATTTGAAGCCCGCCAAGATTTCTCATTTCCATGAGGGAGAAGAGGAAGGGCAGGTGTCCCTTACCGATGAGGAACATGAAGGACGCCCCAATTCCAAATCTTTTGTGGTCAAGCCGCCGCCTGCTCCGGAAAACCGGGATGACCCGAGAAAGAATGTGCAAGCCGACGCGCAGAAAGCGGGCAACGCCAAAAAGAAACACAAAAAGAAACGCAACAAAAAACCCGATCGGAGACCTGCCACTTCATGA
- the holB gene encoding DNA polymerase III subunit delta', protein MSFKRIQDQSVALRLLRNLVRRKRIPNGLLFWGPDGVGKRLAAWEFAKAVNCMESDDDACDTCLSCRKIEHRNHTDVMLITPTGKMRIIRESVITELNDLSAYRPFDSGRRIVLIEDADRMNETAQNKFLKTLEEPPSDTTFILISGQPRFLLPTIQSRCQRVRFGVLSTETIASLLKQHSDVDGAKRPMFAALAGGSVARALELTENKRLETVLHVILSLAKGEDPLALSEQFGKYIQETEKSIAKQVQETQRGSTAPDEEETAPDKDAIDAHIAGLVRREMIEHLVLFDAWYRDELVHSVVPDAPFIHYLGQTSHFSKEVCAHRCAVRLKAISEAWMYIERNLNKQRIFRDLFFVLSAP, encoded by the coding sequence ATGAGTTTTAAGCGAATACAGGATCAATCGGTTGCCTTGCGGCTTTTGCGTAATCTTGTACGCAGGAAACGTATCCCTAATGGACTGCTTTTTTGGGGCCCCGACGGCGTCGGGAAACGGCTTGCCGCGTGGGAATTTGCCAAAGCCGTCAACTGCATGGAAAGCGATGATGACGCCTGCGATACGTGTTTGTCCTGCCGCAAGATTGAGCATCGCAATCATACGGATGTGATGTTGATCACGCCCACGGGCAAGATGCGCATCATTCGGGAATCGGTGATCACCGAACTTAACGATCTGAGCGCTTACAGGCCCTTCGACAGCGGCCGGCGCATTGTTTTGATTGAAGATGCAGACCGAATGAACGAGACGGCGCAAAACAAATTTTTGAAGACCTTGGAAGAGCCGCCCAGTGATACGACCTTCATCCTGATTTCCGGGCAGCCCCGTTTCCTGCTGCCCACCATTCAATCCCGTTGTCAACGGGTTCGCTTTGGCGTGTTGAGCACCGAGACCATCGCTTCGCTGTTGAAGCAACACAGTGATGTGGACGGGGCGAAGCGGCCCATGTTCGCAGCCCTTGCCGGCGGCAGCGTGGCGCGGGCTTTAGAATTGACGGAAAACAAGCGGCTCGAAACGGTGCTTCATGTTATTCTTTCTCTTGCCAAAGGCGAAGACCCGCTGGCGCTCAGTGAGCAGTTTGGCAAATACATTCAAGAGACGGAAAAAAGTATTGCCAAACAAGTGCAGGAAACGCAGCGCGGATCCACCGCGCCTGATGAAGAGGAGACTGCGCCGGACAAAGACGCCATAGATGCGCACATTGCCGGTCTTGTACGGCGGGAAATGATTGAACATCTCGTCCTCTTCGACGCGTGGTATCGTGATGAACTGGTACACAGTGTTGTTCCGGATGCGCCTTTTATTCATTATCTCGGTCAAACCAGTCATTTCAGCAAAGAAGTCTGTGCCCATCGCTGCGCCGTACGGCTGAAGGCGATCTCCGAGGCATGGATGTACATCGAAAGAAATTTAAATAAACAACGGATATTCAGAGACCTGTTTTTTGTGTTGAGCGCGCCTTGA
- a CDS encoding dTMP kinase has product MKGTLITFEGGEGSGKSTQLPLTAQFLEAQGFKVVATREPGGTPLSERIRGLLMDTVDETVAPLTELLLFQAARAQHVAQVVLPALRRGAIVLCDRYVDSTHAYQITGRGLDADLVDRMNRLAAGEAWPTHTFLLDLPVEVGMGRATDRGSTDRMMQESMAFHGRIRDEFLRIAKEDTQRITIIDATLSVEQVQQQLQRHLRMLPFMLSHSRSSHEF; this is encoded by the coding sequence GGGGAAGGCTCGGGCAAGTCAACGCAACTGCCCCTTACAGCACAGTTTTTAGAAGCACAAGGTTTTAAGGTGGTCGCCACGCGCGAACCGGGCGGAACCCCGCTCTCTGAGCGCATACGGGGGCTGCTTATGGATACGGTAGATGAAACCGTCGCTCCCCTCACGGAATTATTGCTGTTTCAAGCGGCACGGGCGCAGCATGTTGCCCAAGTCGTATTGCCTGCCTTGCGCCGGGGCGCAATCGTCCTTTGCGACCGCTATGTAGATTCCACCCATGCGTATCAGATCACGGGCCGTGGGCTGGATGCGGATCTCGTCGACCGTATGAATCGGCTCGCTGCCGGTGAGGCATGGCCTACGCACACCTTCCTGTTAGATTTACCGGTGGAAGTGGGCATGGGCCGCGCCACAGATCGGGGCAGCACGGATCGGATGATGCAAGAGTCCATGGCATTTCATGGCCGTATACGCGATGAATTTCTGCGCATTGCAAAAGAAGACACACAACGTATTACAATCATAGATGCGACCCTCTCCGTTGAGCAGGTTCAACAGCAGCTGCAGCGTCATTTGCGTATGCTGCCTTTTATGCTTTCCCATAGTCGGAGCTCCCATGAGTTTTAA